Proteins from a genomic interval of Kribbella aluminosa:
- the mgrA gene encoding L-glyceraldehyde 3-phosphate reductase produces the protein MTDYVAAAGRYDDQMSYRRTGRSGLRLPAISLGLWHNFGDDKPFATQRDILRRAFDLGVTHFDLANNYGPPYGSAETNFGTHFARDFKQYRDELIISTKAGYDMWPGPYGQGGGSRKYLLASLDQSLSRMGLDYVDIFYSHRFDPDTPLEETMGALDAAVRSGKALYAGISSYSADRTREAARILEELGTPLLIHQPSYSMLNRWIEEDLLDAVGELGVGVIAFSPLAQGVLTNRYLDGIPTDSRAAQGKSLNPDSLTEDTLKHVRALAEIAKERGQSVAQLALAWTLRDDRVTSALIGASSVAQLEDNLATVRNLGFSAEELEAIDADAVEAGINLWKKSSDA, from the coding sequence GTGACTGACTATGTGGCGGCTGCGGGCCGGTACGACGACCAGATGAGCTACCGGCGGACGGGCCGGAGCGGGCTGCGGCTTCCGGCGATTTCGCTGGGGTTGTGGCACAACTTCGGTGACGACAAGCCGTTCGCGACGCAGCGGGACATCCTGCGGCGGGCGTTCGACCTCGGCGTCACACACTTCGACCTGGCGAACAACTACGGTCCGCCGTACGGCTCGGCCGAGACGAACTTCGGGACGCACTTCGCGCGGGACTTCAAGCAGTACCGGGACGAGCTGATCATCTCGACCAAGGCCGGGTACGACATGTGGCCGGGGCCGTACGGTCAGGGCGGCGGGTCGCGGAAGTACCTGCTCGCGTCGCTGGACCAGTCGCTGAGCCGGATGGGTCTCGACTACGTCGACATCTTCTACTCGCACCGGTTCGACCCGGACACACCGCTCGAGGAGACGATGGGCGCGCTGGACGCGGCGGTCCGGTCCGGCAAGGCGCTGTACGCCGGGATCTCGTCGTACTCCGCCGACCGGACCCGGGAGGCCGCGCGGATCCTGGAGGAGCTCGGTACGCCGTTGCTCATCCACCAGCCGTCGTACTCGATGCTGAACCGGTGGATCGAGGAGGACCTACTGGACGCGGTGGGTGAGCTCGGTGTCGGCGTGATCGCGTTCTCGCCGCTGGCCCAGGGCGTGCTGACGAACCGGTACCTGGACGGCATCCCGACCGACTCGCGGGCGGCGCAGGGCAAGTCGCTGAACCCGGATTCGCTGACCGAGGACACGCTGAAGCACGTCCGCGCGCTGGCCGAGATCGCGAAGGAGCGCGGCCAGTCCGTCGCCCAGCTCGCACTCGCCTGGACGCTGCGCGACGACCGCGTCACCAGCGCGCTCATCGGCGCATCCAGCGTGGCACAACTCGAGGACAACCTGGCCACGGTCCGCAACCTCGGCTTCTCCGCCGAGGAACTGGAGGCCATCGACGCCGACGCCGTAGAAGCCGGCATCAACCTCTGGAAGAAGAGCTCCGACGCCTGA
- a CDS encoding phosphotransferase family protein codes for MSQQDDFLDQVAAVARRHRVDPGEVREVAGGVANRGFVLGEGLFLRVSRPGYEDDLHKETHVVPAARSVGVLTPAIIEYDAARRLIDAPYVVMQRVHGTEPTDVPAGLAEQLALLHHLEQPGPATLPSDLSDVPEDGWGDPWRTIDDLADRGYIDPGTGTWLTGWFTRLAERVDAGGPKVLIHGDVAAHNLLAGAGNDLRALIDWGDAAWAPAAMDFAKLPLPEVAALLPAYLHHAHSRDSEHDLAAAVLWFHLSWALAKLPAAPWPNQRHWTAPTTSRLLGLLHFFTTTPPAPWADLV; via the coding sequence TTGAGCCAGCAGGACGACTTCCTCGACCAGGTAGCTGCGGTCGCACGGCGGCACAGGGTCGACCCCGGAGAGGTGCGGGAGGTCGCCGGTGGTGTGGCCAACCGGGGCTTCGTGCTCGGCGAGGGGCTGTTCCTGCGGGTCAGCCGGCCCGGGTACGAGGACGACCTCCACAAGGAGACCCACGTCGTCCCGGCCGCGCGGTCCGTCGGCGTACTGACCCCGGCCATCATCGAGTACGACGCCGCCCGCCGGCTGATCGATGCGCCGTACGTCGTGATGCAGCGCGTCCACGGCACCGAGCCCACCGACGTCCCAGCCGGTCTCGCCGAACAGCTCGCGTTACTCCACCACCTCGAGCAGCCCGGTCCTGCCACGCTGCCGAGCGACCTGTCGGATGTGCCGGAGGACGGCTGGGGCGATCCGTGGCGGACGATCGACGACCTCGCCGACCGGGGCTACATCGATCCCGGAACAGGTACCTGGCTGACCGGCTGGTTCACCCGCCTGGCCGAGCGCGTCGACGCGGGCGGCCCGAAGGTGCTGATCCACGGAGACGTTGCCGCCCACAACCTTCTGGCCGGCGCCGGCAATGATCTCCGCGCCCTCATCGACTGGGGCGACGCCGCCTGGGCCCCGGCCGCCATGGACTTCGCCAAGCTCCCCCTGCCCGAGGTCGCCGCTCTCCTCCCCGCCTATCTGCATCACGCACACTCCCGGGACTCCGAGCACGACCTGGCCGCCGCGGTCCTCTGGTTCCACCTCTCCTGGGCCCTCGCCAAACTGCCCGCCGCACCCTGGCCCAACCAACGCCACTGGACCGCCCCCACGACGAGCCGCCTCCTCGGCCTCCTGCACTTCTTCACCACCACCCCGCCCGCCCCGTGGGCCGATCTCGTCTGA
- a CDS encoding flavin reductase family protein — translation MRVDVDPESAGRREFYALLNSVVVPRPIAWVSSRSADGVLNLAPHSFFTVASVQPPMVQFTSVGRKDSLNNVEATGEFVVNFAAEPLYEQVNASGTNFPPEVSEFEAIGVTAEPSRTVAVPRVAESPVALECTLHTTLPIGDCTLVIGQVRHLAIDAAVLDGNHPDVRRLRPLARLGKDEWSTLGEVREISRIRYADWPGHFTPPRS, via the coding sequence GTGCGTGTCGATGTGGATCCGGAGAGCGCCGGGCGCCGGGAGTTCTATGCACTGCTGAACTCCGTGGTCGTCCCGCGGCCGATCGCGTGGGTGTCGAGCCGCTCGGCCGACGGAGTGCTGAACCTGGCGCCGCACTCGTTCTTCACGGTCGCCTCCGTGCAGCCGCCGATGGTGCAGTTCACCTCGGTCGGCCGCAAGGACAGCCTGAACAACGTCGAGGCGACCGGCGAGTTCGTGGTCAACTTCGCCGCCGAACCGCTCTACGAGCAGGTGAACGCCTCCGGGACGAACTTCCCGCCGGAGGTGTCGGAGTTCGAGGCGATCGGCGTCACCGCCGAGCCGTCCCGGACGGTCGCCGTACCGCGGGTCGCGGAGTCGCCGGTCGCGCTCGAGTGCACGCTGCACACCACGCTGCCGATCGGCGACTGCACGCTGGTCATCGGTCAGGTCCGGCACCTCGCGATCGACGCCGCCGTGCTGGACGGCAACCATCCGGACGTCCGTCGGCTCCGCCCGCTCGCCCGGCTCGGCAAGGACGAGTGGAGCACGCTCGGCGAGGTCCGTGAGATCTCCCGGATCCGCTACGCCGACTGGCCTGGTCATTTCACACCTCCTCGTAGTTGA
- a CDS encoding acyl-CoA thioesterase translates to MSSSPLSRPTSETRLSLSHITAQNETNLLGTVHGGVIMTLVDSAAGVVAARHSGGAAVTASMDEMVFLVPVRVGDVVHFSAQVNWTGRSSMEVGVRITADRWDAVGPQVHVASAYLVFVAVDEDGQPREVPQVQPVTDEDRRRLREAEIRRNHRLARRAAIIASRESDR, encoded by the coding sequence ATGTCCAGCAGCCCGTTGTCGCGGCCGACCTCGGAGACGCGGCTGTCGCTGTCGCACATCACCGCGCAGAACGAGACCAACCTGCTCGGCACCGTGCACGGCGGCGTGATCATGACGCTGGTCGACTCGGCCGCGGGCGTGGTCGCCGCGCGGCACTCCGGCGGGGCGGCGGTCACGGCGTCGATGGACGAGATGGTGTTCCTGGTCCCGGTCCGGGTCGGCGACGTCGTGCACTTCAGCGCGCAGGTGAACTGGACCGGCCGCAGTTCGATGGAGGTCGGCGTCCGGATCACCGCCGATCGCTGGGACGCGGTCGGCCCGCAGGTGCACGTCGCGTCGGCGTACCTGGTGTTCGTCGCGGTCGACGAGGACGGACAGCCGCGCGAGGTGCCGCAGGTACAGCCGGTCACGGACGAGGACAGGCGGCGGCTCCGGGAGGCGGAGATCCGCCGCAATCACCGGCTCGCGAGGCGGGCCGCGATCATCGCCTCGCGCGAAAGTGACCGCTGA
- a CDS encoding TetR/AcrR family transcriptional regulator encodes MRLLADRRVPATPRLTPAGERILAAASTLFYEHGIRAVGVDAIAAAADVTKKTLYDRFGSKDRLIAAYLEERDRTWHRFLDDQLAERNPTTPEAMILALFAALTDWLDGSRNGCGFINASVELAAPDHPAMPVIVGQKQWLRAEFEAQARAAGFADPGELADRLLLLHEGALVSYRVAAMTSAPEVAARAAADLLAGWPR; translated from the coding sequence ATGAGACTGCTTGCCGACCGCCGGGTGCCCGCGACACCGCGACTGACCCCTGCGGGCGAGCGGATCCTGGCGGCCGCCTCGACCCTTTTCTACGAGCACGGGATCCGGGCCGTCGGCGTCGACGCGATCGCCGCGGCCGCGGACGTGACCAAGAAGACGCTCTACGACCGGTTCGGCTCGAAGGATCGGCTGATCGCGGCGTACTTGGAGGAACGGGACCGGACCTGGCACCGGTTCCTCGACGACCAGCTGGCCGAGCGGAATCCGACGACGCCCGAGGCGATGATCCTGGCGCTGTTCGCGGCGTTGACGGACTGGCTGGACGGGTCCCGGAACGGGTGCGGGTTCATCAACGCGAGCGTCGAGCTGGCCGCGCCGGACCACCCGGCGATGCCGGTGATCGTCGGCCAGAAGCAATGGCTCCGTGCTGAGTTCGAGGCGCAGGCCCGGGCGGCCGGTTTCGCGGATCCTGGCGAGCTGGCCGACCGGCTGCTGCTGCTCCACGAAGGAGCGCTCGTCAGCTATCGGGTCGCGGCGATGACCTCGGCGCCGGAGGTCGCGGCCCGGGCAGCCGCCGATCTGCTCGCCGGCTGGCCGCGCTAG
- a CDS encoding DMT family transporter produces MKVLSLAAGAGFVVFWSCGFIGARWGTQYTNAFDLLAWRFLVAGAIAVVILAVRRPRISRRDLATQVWMAFLTQFVYLGLIFTGIDHGITAGVTALIGSLQPILIATVAGLLLGERVSRRQWLGLVVGLVGVGLVVADDLSAGHGSPLLFLVPIGGLLGLVAGTCLDRRRRPSTSSLDALAIQSLTSAVLFTALAASTHRLTVPSEPGFYGAVLWLVLLATGGGWGLYLVNLKLSGATRISSLLYLVPPTTMLFAFLIFHETIGVLAVVGMLICAVAVLRIRSGEQVRCGDGGTPVAEPDGSAGVACVHRSAARSEQPDRAAVAARRRHSAHVLRDPRPAVRGAGQPAPDE; encoded by the coding sequence ATGAAAGTACTGAGCTTGGCCGCCGGCGCCGGTTTCGTCGTGTTCTGGAGCTGCGGCTTCATCGGCGCGCGGTGGGGAACGCAGTACACGAACGCGTTCGACCTGCTCGCCTGGCGGTTCCTGGTCGCAGGGGCGATCGCCGTCGTGATCCTGGCCGTCCGGCGGCCGCGGATCTCCCGGCGCGACCTGGCGACCCAGGTGTGGATGGCGTTCCTGACCCAGTTCGTCTACCTCGGCCTGATCTTCACCGGGATCGACCACGGCATCACCGCCGGCGTCACCGCGCTGATCGGTTCGCTGCAGCCGATCCTGATCGCGACCGTCGCCGGCCTGCTGCTCGGCGAACGGGTCAGCCGTCGCCAATGGCTCGGCCTGGTCGTAGGTCTTGTGGGCGTCGGCTTGGTCGTCGCCGACGACCTCAGCGCGGGCCACGGTTCGCCGCTGCTGTTCCTGGTACCGATCGGCGGCCTTCTCGGTCTGGTCGCCGGCACCTGCCTCGACCGTCGGAGGCGACCAAGCACGAGCTCACTCGACGCCCTCGCCATCCAAAGCCTCACGTCGGCTGTCCTCTTCACTGCACTGGCCGCGTCGACCCATCGACTGACCGTGCCGAGCGAGCCCGGCTTCTACGGCGCGGTCCTCTGGCTGGTGCTGCTTGCGACCGGTGGCGGATGGGGTCTGTACCTCGTGAACCTCAAGCTCTCCGGCGCTACAAGGATCAGCTCACTGCTCTATCTGGTTCCGCCGACCACGATGCTGTTCGCGTTCCTGATCTTTCACGAGACGATCGGTGTACTCGCCGTCGTCGGAATGCTGATTTGTGCGGTCGCCGTACTGCGGATCCGGAGCGGTGAACAAGTACGCTGCGGGGATGGCGGAACCCCGGTGGCTGAACCAGACGGAAGCGCAGGCGTGGCGTGCGTACATCGCAGCGCAGCGCGTAGTGAGCAGCCGGATCGAGCAGCAGTTGCAGCGCGACGCAGGCATTCCGCACACGTACTACGAGATCCTCGTCCGGCTGTCCGAGGCGCCGGGCAACCGGCTCCGGATGAGTGA
- a CDS encoding MarR family winged helix-turn-helix transcriptional regulator, with the protein MSSRIEQQLQRDAGIPHTYYEILVRLSEAPGNRLRMSELAVATLGSRSRLSHAVSRLEQNGWVRREGIESDRRGQVAILTELGRQKLVDTAPGHVEEVRTSIFDALTPQQVEQLYDVCATLARHSGDTVDRAAWERN; encoded by the coding sequence GTGAGCAGCCGGATCGAGCAGCAGTTGCAGCGCGACGCAGGCATTCCGCACACGTACTACGAGATCCTCGTCCGGCTGTCCGAGGCGCCGGGCAACCGGCTCCGGATGAGTGAACTCGCGGTCGCCACGCTCGGGTCCCGCAGCCGGCTCTCGCACGCGGTCAGCCGGCTCGAGCAGAACGGCTGGGTGCGGCGCGAGGGGATCGAGTCCGACCGCCGCGGCCAGGTCGCGATCCTGACCGAGCTCGGCCGCCAGAAGCTGGTCGACACGGCCCCCGGGCATGTCGAGGAGGTCCGTACGTCGATTTTCGACGCGCTCACCCCTCAGCAGGTCGAGCAGTTGTACGACGTCTGCGCGACGCTTGCCCGGCACTCGGGCGACACCGTGGACCGCGCGGCGTGGGAGCGAAACTGA
- a CDS encoding glycoside hydrolase family 3 protein — translation MRRPVALIALIALVVTGCGKGAQPTAGPSTVPSSTVPATVPTIEEPSSPASTPTSATPAESASPTEAPSCVDQKVQALTLREQAGQLIMTGINGTGMTPAQRAVVRQQKSGGVFLVGNGGSLSSTRTATAAVNSAATVEGVRPFIAADQEGGKIQRLRGPGFDRIPAATVQGTWSASKLTAQAEEWGSQLKQAGVNVDLAPVADVVPASAKSQNAPVGQLDREYGDTPQQAGQGVTAFVQGMRNAGIATSVKHFPGLGRVRGNTDFAVGVVDNVTVRGGADLQPFADGIKAGTSMVMISTVTYSKIDPENRAVFSPTVIQGMVRGDLGWQGVVITDDVGSAAEVKAVPAGDRATRFVAAGGDIVINAESGLTATMVNALVAKAEQDELFAAKLTSSVRRVLTLKQDYGLVSCG, via the coding sequence ATGAGACGCCCGGTCGCGCTGATCGCGCTGATCGCACTCGTCGTCACCGGCTGCGGCAAGGGGGCCCAACCGACAGCAGGACCGAGCACTGTCCCGTCGTCGACCGTCCCGGCAACAGTCCCCACAATTGAAGAACCGAGCAGCCCAGCCAGTACCCCCACCTCGGCGACGCCGGCGGAATCAGCGAGCCCGACCGAGGCGCCGAGCTGTGTCGACCAGAAGGTGCAGGCGCTCACCCTCCGCGAGCAAGCCGGCCAGCTCATCATGACCGGCATCAACGGCACCGGTATGACCCCCGCCCAGCGTGCCGTCGTACGGCAGCAGAAGTCCGGCGGCGTGTTCCTGGTCGGCAACGGGGGAAGCCTGTCCAGCACCCGTACGGCGACAGCGGCAGTGAACTCGGCGGCCACCGTCGAAGGTGTCCGCCCGTTCATCGCGGCGGACCAGGAGGGCGGCAAGATCCAGCGGCTCAGAGGCCCTGGATTCGACCGCATCCCCGCCGCGACGGTCCAGGGCACCTGGTCGGCCTCGAAGCTCACCGCACAGGCTGAGGAGTGGGGCAGCCAGCTGAAACAGGCCGGCGTGAACGTCGACCTCGCACCGGTCGCCGACGTCGTACCCGCGTCGGCCAAGTCCCAGAACGCGCCGGTCGGCCAGCTCGACCGTGAGTACGGCGACACGCCGCAGCAGGCGGGTCAGGGCGTCACGGCGTTCGTCCAGGGCATGCGCAACGCCGGGATCGCGACCTCGGTCAAGCACTTCCCGGGCCTCGGCCGGGTCCGCGGCAACACCGACTTCGCGGTCGGCGTCGTCGACAACGTCACGGTCCGCGGCGGCGCCGACCTGCAGCCGTTCGCGGACGGGATCAAGGCCGGTACGTCGATGGTGATGATCTCGACCGTGACGTACAGCAAGATCGACCCGGAGAACCGGGCCGTGTTCTCGCCGACCGTCATCCAGGGCATGGTGCGCGGCGACCTCGGCTGGCAGGGCGTGGTGATCACCGACGACGTCGGCTCCGCCGCGGAGGTGAAGGCGGTACCGGCGGGCGACCGGGCGACCCGCTTCGTGGCGGCCGGCGGCGACATCGTGATCAACGCCGAGTCCGGGCTGACCGCGACCATGGTGAACGCCCTGGTCGCCAAGGCCGAGCAGGACGAGCTCTTCGCCGCGAAGCTGACGAGTAGCGTGCGGCGTGTGCTGACACTCAAACAGGACTACGGCCTCGTGAGTTGCGGATGA